In Apteryx mantelli isolate bAptMan1 chromosome 8, bAptMan1.hap1, whole genome shotgun sequence, the genomic window GGAAAGAAGTGACATTTATGAAAAGTTACTTTGTATCAGCCTCCCATTAATATAAACTGCTGAGATGttaatagcaaaaataaataccAGGTTTTCATATTGTGatagtgctttattttttctcacaATCAATTTCAGCAAAATGATTACAGAAGAAGAACAGAGATACAGATTTGATGGTGCACTTCATTCCACATACCCCAATACATAAAGGATCCCAAAGAATCAAACTTACATAGTCTTAAGGGGAAAGAACGTATCATCTAAGTGTTTTTTGGAAACTGAAGTAGTGATTTTTACTTTGGTGAATCTGAATTCCTAAAGCTTCTAATTGATGTTCTCAGCTGCCCAAACACATGCATTTTATTCTATTTGCTGTCCTGTCTGTACTCATTTTGCTGttaacagtaaaagaaaaaaaagttttcattttacaCACCACAGATTCTCAGCATGCCAAAGGAAAGCTAGACATCATCCTTGAAGTTAAATCAAATCAATCAGATGTGACAGAAGGATCCTCCTGTTCACCAGCATATTACACATCCACTGAAATGTAGTGCAATACATCACTGAGGTATGTTGAGTTTTGCTTTTGTTAGcgtgtttgtttggtttttttaaacccTACAAGTTTGAGTTTATCATCCCCATTCCTTGGCACTCAATGATGTAAGCATCTTTACTAGGATCTTCTTCTTCTGATTTTGTTACAGTAAATTTGGCCTAAAATGAAcaggattaaaaatatatatcactaAACATGTTATAGTATACATATAATATACACGTTATAATACACATATAATATACATAAATCTTCAATATCTGATGTCTGATAATCTATTTATAGTTTGTGCACGTGGAGAGATTTAactgatttcattaaaaacatttaaatgaaagtGGTAAAGGTATCTAACCACTCTAAAGGCATTTAACTATAAAATATGTTCACTTTCTACTGGTAAACTCCCATATAAATATTGTAGCAACTATTTTATCAATTGTCCTCCATGAGGGAAAATTCAGTTCACAAATCCTGCTAAAATCAGAGTGAGTCTATACAACTCACACTTCCTAGTGTACAGGATGATAACAGATTGGTAAAACTTCCTCAAGTTTTCAACTCACCTTTGTTAGCTGCTCTGCAAAGTGTATAGCAGTTTGAGTATGAAGTGTAATTGGTCCACTTTTCACTCTGGACACCCCCTTTGCTAACGCCATAAAAATGATCAGCTGAAAGGGTAGATAAAGGCAATTATTAAATAACTATTTAGATCCTAGCAACTTACGGAGCAAgatcaaaaaagaaaagtgaagcaaAAACATGCAAAACATCTGTAAATGAAAATATGGTTCCAAACTGCGAGTAGTCCACAACTGATGTAGGTCACTGCATTTGCCTTGCAGCGTTAAAATTTTATAAAAGTACATGGTGCTGAGTATTAAGAGTGATCCAAGATTCAAGAAGCTTGGGAAATTACTACTCTAATACATATCATAGAAGGGCTGCTACTTTTCCACAGTCGAATTTGCTGCTGAATTGCTGTTATTACATTTAACTTTGCCCCCACTCTAAATTTCACCAAACTCACTTCAGATTCCAGACTGGTAGATTACCTTGGGGAGGAGAGAAAACTCAGGAAGGGGGTTTTGCATTAGAACACTTAATGGTCAGGTATTCACCAGGTATTAAAAAATctgatttgatttaaaaacatcACCATGACACACACTCTGTAAAGCTTCATATAACTCAGAGCAGTCCCCACACACACTGAATCTAGCTGTGCGATATTTCTACCAATTGTATTGCACATGCTCCAGAAAAAGCAGGATGGCTTCAACACCTAACTACTTCCTATTATTCTGCGTAATAGGAATGCGTGGCTGGGTGCTTACAAGCTAAGAGGTGAGGTAATGTAACCCTATCTAGGATAGTCCAAACTTTTTCAGGAACTGTCACTCAAAATACGATAGTATGTGGGGGGAAGGGTCTTTATTCTGAAATGTAGTTATGCAAGGAAGTCAAACAGGAACACCTCCTGGATATTTTCTCAACACACTGAAATACAAACCTCTCTCTTAATCTCGTCTTTAATACATGCGAAGAGAATGCTATTCTTCCTCTGCTATATGGCATGGGTTTAGAAATAGCAAGTGCCGAGTGGGAGGGAATTGCTACCTCTTTCTTCCAGACAGAGATACAGTCTAACTTAGAAATCTATATCCTGTTCTTTCACTGCTCAGATTTAAATTCTTTACAAGTAATACATATATCCATGTCCTTGCTATACTTCATCTAAACATATATAGGAGCCTTACTTGGTCTTGCAGAGAGTCATCCACAGCTCCACCATGTTTAAGATTTCTAAGCAGTATCTCCGCTGCTTCAATGCCAACTTTGTCAGAATTCTTTCCTAACAGAGAAATCCGGGAGATTAAGATGTGTCCAATTATTATTTAACacttaaaaaacacagaaaaccaaGAAATGACAAACAACTTTTTAAACCTTATTTCCATACTCTTGCCTCCAATGTCCACTTGAAAAAAACTCCTCTCTTATGATGAAGTATAGTTCATACTCCCTAAGCAGAGGGAAGCCTGTAGCCTTGCATACACTTAGAGAAACATTTTATTCAAACCAATTACAGCTAAAATCCCTTCTATACCTTTTAATCTAGATACACAACTAGATTCAGTGCTGAGCAAAAAACTCACAGGTAAACCACAGCAAAGATTGTATGTTCTTAAAATGCAGAATTCTTTTCAACTCAGTGACCTTAACAATCCATTCAGATAAAAGGTGAGTTTAAGAACTTTATAAATTTGACTATGCAGAAGCAGCTTAGAAATCTATCAAAGTGTAAAATTCTATTAACTAAAACCTGTTGATTTCCACTACCCTTTATTACTAAATAACATCCATTAAAAATTAAACTCAAAGCATCAGACCTTTGAACAGATAATACTTCAGATTCCTATTCATTAATCGTACATTAAGTTAAACCTGAAAGAGGTGTACTTCACACTACTCTTACCTCTCTTGCCAAGTGATGACCCAGCTAACAAACAACCTGTTGAAGTCTCTGCAACAATgctaaacagaaaaatcagaatccGTATTAAGTACAGAATTACTCACATTACATCTTATTTATCAGAAAAGTAATCAAGattattgtattttgtttttaaatacagaattttaaTGTCACCATCAGTATGGGGTTTGTATTTCAGTGTGTTGAGTGATCACACAGgaaatgttttctccttttgtctttttttcagatATGAAGCAGGACTGTACTTATTACCCTCCccgacaaaaaaggaaaaaaatattcctcCTGCAAATTCCTCCATGCCAGGTCCCACTACTCTCCCCCTTTGTTGCAGCTCAAGAATTCAGTGAATGGCAGTGCTAGTGAGATAATATTAACAAAGCCAAAACCATTGTCTTTCACACCTTCCAAATTTAATCATTCAGATACTTATAAACAAGCGTTAAATGTATTTAACATGTAGTTAATACACATTTGTAGGAGAAAAGCTTCCCTCACctatataatatttttaaaggtttttaaacATAACAGGGGTTTTGAAATATCCTAATATatattcttgcttttaaaaaaagactatCACTTTTTATGACTACTTGTGTGTCTTGAGAAGATGTAGCTAATCAGTTAGCAAGGTTACAAGACAGGTATTAATAGGAAGTTTTGGTTCATCTCACATTATTCCACTTCCAGTCCCAACAGCTTGATCATCAGGTTCTCGAACCGGCTGAATGTTAATGTAAAGATCCCTGATTTCTTTTCTGATGCATCTCACTGCTGCTGATGACATGTCTTTTGCCAGCTAGCAAGGTAAGAGAAAAAGGAGCAAAACGTTAATTAAATTATACTATTATAATAATACTTTTTCCTCATAAGCCTAATTATTACCGTGGATCCTTAAATAAAGGTCTTCCAAGCTAAAAAGAGACCAGTTTTATTAAGTAAAAAAAGCAAAGGACTGTTATAAACCACTACAAGCACTGAACAAGCACTCTTCTGAGAATTTTCTCACAAAATTAAAGTAATATTAAATACTAAACAACTGATAGATTATAGTGATGTACATAGAAGCTTCAATACCAATAGAAATTCAAGATTTTTTCCCCTACACATATATGGATAGAGATTTATTTTTAGTCTTGATTACTTCAAGatattagattttaaaaaattagttATTATGTACAGGATATACTCTGTAAATCATAATGTATACAATAACAATTTTAGATCATAGGCAACTGAGGGCAAATTAAGTTTATCCTATCCTTGGGAtccaataggaaaaaaagaagatcaTAGTCTGtattcataggcttggagatttTAAGACCAAAACCAGCAGTCCGAGGCTCTTCAAAAAGTAACTctatttcttctctcccttcctcaaaTGCTTCCTACCCTGTATGTGTGAGAAGGAGCCCTGAGGAGATCCTGCCACTCATTCTCTTGTAAACACAAACAGGACAGGAATAATGGAAAGGAGAGGTAAAAGGAAGCAAATTCATCTATGTTTTGTCTTTGCCTAATCTACCCTTAACTTGTTCGACTGATGCCCTTAAAAATGGTTGAAAAGTCTGATTTAGTCTGATATCTATACATTACTAGTGTACTATAGTTTACCCGTAAATCTATGAACAAAGGCCATCACTTCAGATTTAACATAATTCATGCATGTATGAATTATACCTTAAATCAGATTTAAAATTTCCCACAATCTATGCTAAAGTTTTCTGAACAGTCATATCAAGGACATCATTCTCATTTCCTATTTTAGGTGCTACCATATCGCTATGCAATAAATGCATTTTAGAAATAACCAAAATTCTATTTTATGGCCTGAAAATTTGAATCTATTTAATAAGGCTACTTTGGTTTCTATGTGAAAGAGTACATAAAACAGGAGCAACAGAGCTATGTTATACAGATTACATACaattcaaatatttgttttttatatatatacacacacacacacacacacacacacacacacacacacacagagtaaagTTGGATACTTCCAGAGCCATCACCAACACTCACTTTTATAGGCAGTGCTCCAGCAACAAATGCTCTTCCATATATCTTTGTCACAGTGCCGCGTTCTGTTAAATTTATTGGGCTCAACTCTTTGACTGGTGACATTTGGACTATAACTTCACCACCTCCTTGGGGATAGTAGCCCCTATTTAGAAATAGTAATCAGATGTAAGTAAATGCAAAGACCAGAAAGAACAAGAAGATAGCAAGAATGCTCTTCACACTATTTTATTATGCATCTTTTGTTCTCTGTTACTACACATACAAACTTTGTTGATGTGTGCCTTAGAAATATTTATAACAGAAATATGTTCTCTAACAGTATTAGCTCATAACACGCATTTTATTAACTGCCTAAAAATAGCTTAACACACATTTCTTCTTGTCTGTAACCTTACAGTTTGTTATTTGCGTTGAGACATACCTAAACACAGACAATAACCCCTGAGGCAGGAAATAAGTGTCCTGTATAGCTAGTGTCATAAAGGACATGTTGTGAGTGTGCTTAGTTTCCTAATGATTGGCATCCTATTCCCTATTACAACACCACCAGCCTCACTACCTCCCTCTTTCCCACAACAGACCTCAGTTCCCCATCCAAtactcccagctccttcccatGCCTACCAACTGCCATCTCCACAAGAAGCAGCCCACCTTCTGGCTGGTTCTGAGCTTGGCATGGACTCACTGACTGGTGTATTTGGCCTGCCATAAAGCCAGCTAATGAGACTGTACTTCAGCCTTTCCTTCATGATTGTGCTGCTTTGAATCTTTTGTTATCTTCTCATGTAGTAAAATTATAGAAATTTCAGGTCTTTGAGACTAGAAGCAGTACCCCTCTGTCAGGGTAATGCTGCTTCTAACAGGCTAAACTGGCCAAAAGTTTGGCCTGGAAGAggtagaaggaagaaaaggacagCTGGCTGGACAGAGTTCCATACCCCCAGTTTTACTTTGAAAATAAGATGAATAATGAACATGGTATCTCCTTTAAGATAATAATTAAGATAAAGCCTCCTTTCAAATGGGTAAAGTGCAGCTCAGATGTATCTAACAGACCTGATACAGTCTCTGCTGAAGCTGAAAGACAAATGACTGTCTCTAATAACCATGGCATCTAAAACTTTAGGTTCTGCGAtgctttttttctggactttGAAAGGGAACCCAAAACACTTTGTTAGGTGCCTGGACTCTCTACAAGTCCAGGAGGATACGCATAACTAGCAACTCAGAACAAGCTCTGTAATGGACCGCTTGCTCACCATGCACTTCCCTCTGAGGTAGCCAATAGTAAATATTAAAACACAAGCTGGAGATGCAGCAATgaaaaaagacaggaaagaacTATATCACATTCATCATGGGGTGACAATACACACAGGACAGCTAATACAGATTAGTTATTGTATTACAAATTCATCCCTTGTCTTGATTCAGGGCACCTTGTACATGTGCCTACGTGCTCGAACACTGGCTCAGTAAGGCTGCTTCTGCCATGTGATTCTACAACTCACCTCTTTCTTATGTCACAATTGAATGTGAAATTGAACTTTTCAACGATTGGCTtgaaaacctgaaaaataagCATATATAAAAACACAGGATGAACGTATTTTGCATTTACCATTTCCCACCATTCTATTCAGtcttcaaaaagtaaaaaaaaaaacaaaagagatgtTCAACATGAAAATTTCAGTTACATGATAAAAAAAAGACAGCCAGTCTCATGCATACAGCTTATTTGAGGTTCTTCATACTTTATTCTGAATGGCACTTTGTGCTAAAGGATTCTTATatggaaagaggaggagaaatccctaacaatttcacagcatttctagaacaaagaatctattttaagtgaaattatctttaataaataaaaccaaCAGACAAGTTGCTGTTTCAGGGAATTCTATGAAGCACTGGTTGCTCTCTAAATATAATACACTAATAGTGTAATATTCCCATGCCGAACAGGTTGGTGTTCATTTCAGTAGTTTACCAAGTAAACAgagatatttttccttcatttcatttCACAGTTTAAAGTACAAATAAAATTGCAGTAAGAGCAACAGACGTATAGTAGCTAcagtgcatatatatgcattaaAGATGCATCAAGTCAAAGAAATTGTTCCCTACCATGACTGTGTAGTCTATCTGAGGAGCCATCTCAGCATTAGTCCCACCTTTTAAATGAAGTTCTGATGGGGAAGCAGCAAACAGCACACAGGGCATTGCTACCTGCATCAGTAGGCACACGCTCCTAAAAATAATCACAAGATACTCAAATGTCATACAGCCATAATCCATGCAGAATCATTAGATATCAAAGGCAAATGGTTTTGCAGAGCATTTACATAAGTATCTAACTTTGAACATTATCTATTAAGTAAACTTATTACTcttaaaaatactaatttaaaaCTTTATGCTCTTAGCAAGCCTAAATATAAAATTTTTTTGTTCTACAGTAATTGCATCTTTCATAttcctgtttaaaataaaagcaatatagTTTACTTAATATGCTGACAGTACTAAGAGAACTGTATGCTTAGTTAGCAGAGGGGAAAAGTAGAAAAGGCTTAGGCAGCAATTTTAACGtttatttaagaataaaatatttagagAACTATAAAATTGCTTAGAAACTGCTCATTATCCTGCACAAGAAAATTCAGGGCATACAAAAAATGCTTTGATACATGATTCTGTTGTTGAATCCCTGCATATTCCATAGGTAATAAAAACctccccaaaatattttttccaaaaatgagtTAGTTCTGCAAACCAACTTGTAAAGTTACCTCACAGTTGTTTTAAGGATTATTTTGAATTGTGAAAATAATTAGTAATCACCACTAAACTGAGgaaaacttgtttttgttttcttaaataaccTCTGAACATTTGTGAACCATattgtttttcaaattttttgcTTGTGTCCAATTACCAACCCTTCTGCAACGTTGCCTACTCGAACCTTTTTGTGTCATGTTTAGTAGCTTGTTTGTTTATGCTATTGCAGCTTATAAAAATAATTCCCTTAACTTAAAGAAAATTTCAGCTATGTCTAACGTAGCTTACGCTGCCAAGTGACCACTCACACCACTCTTGTAGAGCTAAACTGATTCTACTCAGTTTTGCAACAGATTCAAAGATTGAAGAACCCAACACAGAAATACAGAATGCAAAAACACAGAGACAGAAAATAGTGGATAGACTATGTCCCAAATTCCAAAAGATGAGTACCCCCTATTGCATCATTATGTCCCCAAGTTAAATCTCAAAATTGCCTTTATTATATAAATATGATTAATATTGAATATATTATCAATAAATATATTGGTATGTCAGTTGAACATTTTGTAATGTAGTATAATGTACAGATTTGTGAGACAAAGCTCAACCTAATTAGTTGCATTAGGCCTGATATCTAATGCACTAATGTGAGAAAATAGGGGACAAAATTGTAAATACATGGACAGCTGTCTTTTGCTTGACATTAATCAAAAGTGTTCAATTTATAAATCAATCATAGCTTTAAAACTATTGCACTTGCATGTACTTTATTAACACAGATCTTGCCTACATTAAGGCAAGAGAACTTAAAGTAGTAAGGTTCTTTGGCCAGATGTATCAAGCTCAAGCAGCACGGATTAAGGCTCATTACTCATGAATtaatgttctgtttttattttttgtcataaTTTTAAAGTTACCAAAAGCAGTTAAGAGCAGTGACTAGCCAGTCATTATCCATGTACAAAGACATACCCTGCTGTTTTTGTATCTGCTACGTGGGTTCCACCTTTGATCTTCCCAGGAGTGAAGGTTATTTCTGTTGAACCGATTTCTCCGCCCTGCAACTTCCCTTCACATAAATCTCGAATCATCTCCAATCCAGACAGATGTTGAGGCCTTCAAGTCATAATACTACATTAAAGATACATGCAAGTAGACTACATATtcttgttacattaaaaaaattactaaacATCAACTAATAAATACTATGATTGCAAAATTCAGGCCAAACAAGCATCAGAAATTCAATCTTGTTCCAACAGTATTCCTCCTAAGTTCATGGGAGCCAAAGGAACAGCATCCatttattagttttttttatATGTGCAAGGAAACTAAAATGCAGGTGCATCCATGTCACCAGAATGATCTCAGTTTCACTACATTTTGATGATGATGCTATGTAAAGTATAAATTCATCTAGTAGCCTCCAACTTTCTCTGGCTTAAGGGCTATTAGTCAGCTAGTAATATTCTTTGCTCTATTaggcaaatattattttttttaattttcttacatAAGAGCCATTGTGAAATAAGCTGGAAACCATTCCTTGGACTTCTTCCCGGGGGGTGAGGAAGTGCAGCTTAGAAAAGCAGCTCGGTTTCAGGGAGCCTAAACAAACTACCTGGGAGCTTCTGCCTCTCCTGGACATGTTTTAAAGCCCCAGaataaaaaagttgaaaaattacTATTACGTATAAATACTGAGGGACCAGTTTCCCTTACTTATAAGTTAATTTTGTCCCGAATTAAGTATAATACACACTTCTGACCTTTATATGTCTTGGTCTAACAAATGTGATGTCAGTAAGGGAGGGTGTCACAAATTAATGGAGTTAATGACGGAGCAGATTTCTACAGAGAAAGAACCTTAAATCGGGACGAGGAACACGAGTAACCTGCTTTTGAGGTGTCTGGTAGCTTTTTAGCTCACTGCGACGGCCCCGAGACACGCGGATCGCTACATGAGCCGTTCTAGCGCAATCCGCTCCCTGAGGGCTACGTGATCTCCGCTATATCTAATTTTCCTCCCACGCAGCCTGCTTCGCGCCTCGGAAGATACTGCCGGGACGCTGCGCGAACGGGGGctccccgcggggcgggggcggggccgggggcggccccggcccggcccggcccttacCTGAGGCCGGGCTGGCTCCTGCCGGCCCGGATCCTGCGCACCCGCAGCGGCAGCCCCAGGAGGCAGCTCAGCGCCGTGGAGACGCGCAGGATCTGCCCGCCCTGCAAGGAGAAACGGCGGCTCAGCAGGggcgcgggcgccgcccgccccccgccgccccccggcgcggccgctgtCCCGGGCGGCTCGGCCGGCCCGCGCTCACCCCCTCCATGATGCCGCCGTCTATCTCCACCCGGTCCCCGGCCATGGCTGGCGGCGGCCGGAGGCGCCTCTCGCGgaagccgccgccgcgcgggcagGATCCCGGCCGGGCCCTGCGGACGGCGAGGCCCCGGCGGAGCAGCCCCTCGAGTGGCGGCGGCTGCCCCGGCGCTCGCTGCcggtgccgggcggcggcgctggaGCAGGCGCAGAGCGAGCGCACAgccgcctccccgcccgcccaggggcggctccgcggcgtgaggagccgccgccgggtCCCAGCGCCCGGCAGCCTCGGGGCAGCGGAGCAGAGAGCCGCGCCCCCGCGTTAGCGACCCGGGcccggccgggagcggggcggagGCGGCCCAGGGGAGCCCCTGCTTCGAGGCCGCAGGGCCAGAGCGGTGCCGAGCCTGAGCCCGCGCCACCTGAGCGCTGGCGAACCCGGCAcccggcggccgcagccccgcggcgtcGCTGGGAGAGGCGCGGGGAAGCACAGGCGCGCTGGCCGAACCGACGCGCTCTGCAGTTTGTTATCGGCCTCTCAGGGAGGGCTGGGCCCTtggcgcggccccgcgctgcgcaGCGGCCGCGTTAGCAGGGctccggggggcgccggggcgggtgACTCCCGCCGCCTGCTCGCGGAGGCAGGACGCTCCTCCCGGGGCGCCGCTCGCgctcccctggggggggggggctcccgcgcctgctgccccccgccgcccatTGGCCCCCGCCGGGGGCGGGTGCCCGCCCctgccggcggcggccggcgTGGCTGCGTCCTGATTGGCCGGCCGGGGGGAGGTGTGTGGGGCGTGGCGGGGCCTGGTCCTTCCCAGAGTAAGATGGCGGCTGCGGCCGCTTTGAGGAGCGGCTACCGGACCGCGGGCCGCCTGGTAAGGGGAGGGGGGCCCCGAGGGTGGCGGCGCGCCCGGTTAGCCCgtgaggcagcaggcagcgcgCGGCGCCCCCGCCTCGGCGGCGCCTGAAGCCCCGTCGCTTCCTCCTGCCCGGGCGAGAGCGGCAGCCCCTCAGTGCGGGCGCGACGCCCCCGCGGagcggccgccgctccccgccgccctttcgccggcccggcgccgcggcgcagTGGCGCAGCCCAGCGTGGCCCCGCGGCCCGTGAGCGGCGGCGGCCTGCGGTCTGCTCGCCGAGGGGacgcgcggccccggccggccggcgccgGCCTCCCGGCCTCGCGTTCTCGCCGCCTGAGTGTTTTGCCGTTTGTGCGCGTTTTCTGTGAGAGAAGCCCGCGCCTCCGCGAGaaccgccggcgccgcctccgctGCTGTGCGCGGTGCCTCGCCTTGCCTCGCCttcccgcgcccgccccgcgcccccttgCGCGCCGCGTCCCCGCGGACGGCGACGGGTCACGGCACGCCCAGAAAAGGGACACGTGTAATCCCCGAACCCCGGGAGCTCCGGTGTTTGTAGGTTGGATGGTTGAGGCACATTACCAC contains:
- the RTCA gene encoding RNA 3'-terminal phosphate cyclase, with translation MAGDRVEIDGGIMEGGGQILRVSTALSCLLGLPLRVRRIRAGRSQPGLRPQHLSGLEMIRDLCEGKLQGGEIGSTEITFTPGKIKGGTHVADTKTAGSVCLLMQVAMPCVLFAASPSELHLKGGTNAEMAPQIDYTVMVFKPIVEKFNFTFNCDIRKRGYYPQGGGEVIVQMSPVKELSPINLTERGTVTKIYGRAFVAGALPIKLAKDMSSAAVRCIRKEIRDLYINIQPVREPDDQAVGTGSGIIIVAETSTGCLLAGSSLGKRGKNSDKVGIEAAEILLRNLKHGGAVDDSLQDQLIIFMALAKGVSRVKSGPITLHTQTAIHFAEQLTKAKFTVTKSEEEDPSKDAYIIECQGMGMINSNL